The proteins below are encoded in one region of Chloroflexota bacterium:
- a CDS encoding SDR family oxidoreductase: MDKKVAIVTGAGSGVGRATSLALLREGYHVALAGRRADALNETIAGAGDAAARAIAVPTDIGDPAAVKALFAKAKEAFGRLDLLFNNAGTGARGLLEDLTYEAWSTVVATNLTGAFLCTQEAFKIMKEQTPRGGRIINNGSISAHTPRPNSAPYTSTKHAITGLTKSTSLDGRKYDIACGQIDIGNASTPMASYMTQGALQANGQMEPEPVIDVEHVARAVVQMASLPLDTNVLFLTIMATKMPFVGRG, from the coding sequence ATGGACAAGAAGGTAGCCATCGTCACCGGGGCCGGCAGCGGCGTCGGCCGGGCGACGTCGCTGGCGCTCCTCCGCGAGGGATACCACGTGGCGCTGGCGGGCCGGCGGGCTGACGCGCTCAATGAGACCATCGCCGGGGCCGGCGACGCGGCGGCGCGGGCCATCGCCGTGCCGACCGATATCGGCGATCCAGCGGCCGTGAAGGCGCTGTTCGCGAAGGCGAAGGAGGCGTTCGGCCGCCTGGACCTGTTGTTCAACAACGCCGGGACCGGCGCGCGGGGTCTGCTCGAAGACCTGACCTACGAGGCCTGGTCCACCGTCGTGGCGACCAACCTGACGGGCGCGTTCCTGTGTACGCAGGAAGCGTTCAAGATCATGAAGGAGCAGACGCCGCGTGGCGGCCGGATCATCAACAACGGCTCGATCTCGGCCCACACGCCGCGCCCGAACTCCGCGCCGTACACCTCGACGAAGCACGCCATCACCGGGCTGACGAAGTCAACCTCGCTCGACGGCCGCAAGTACGACATCGCCTGTGGGCAGATCGACATCGGCAATGCCAGCACGCCGATGGCCTCGTACATGACGCAGGGGGCGCTCCAGGCGAACGGCCAGATGGAGCCAGAGCCGGTCATCGACGTGGAGCACGTCGCACGGGCGGTGGTGCAGATGGCGAGTTTGCCGCTGGATACCAACGTGCTGTTCCTGACGATCATGGCGACAAAGATGCCGTTCGTCGGCCGGGGCTAG